A DNA window from Polyangium spumosum contains the following coding sequences:
- the maiA gene encoding maleylacetoacetate isomerase — MKLYGYWRSSASYRARIALHLKGISFENVPVHLLKNGGEQYGDDYRAKNPMAQVPTLEVEEGGVVHELGQSLAIIEWLEERHPEPRLLPTDSFLRARARQLAEIINSGIQPFQNTSVLKLVKAEFGADELAFARRFIEKGLTAYQALAEPVHGRFSVGDAPTVADVCLVPQLYAARRFGVDLSPFPLLVRIEEQAASLPAFQAAHPDRQIDAGA, encoded by the coding sequence ATGAAGCTCTACGGCTACTGGCGCAGCTCCGCGAGTTATCGCGCGCGGATCGCCTTGCACCTCAAAGGAATCTCTTTCGAGAACGTCCCCGTGCACCTCCTCAAGAACGGCGGTGAACAGTACGGGGACGACTACCGCGCGAAGAACCCCATGGCCCAGGTGCCCACGCTGGAGGTCGAGGAGGGCGGCGTGGTGCACGAGCTCGGGCAATCGCTGGCCATCATCGAGTGGCTGGAGGAGCGCCACCCGGAGCCCCGGCTCCTGCCCACGGACAGCTTCCTCCGCGCGCGGGCGCGGCAGCTCGCGGAGATCATCAACTCGGGCATCCAGCCCTTCCAGAACACCTCGGTGCTCAAGCTCGTGAAGGCCGAGTTCGGCGCGGACGAGCTCGCGTTCGCCCGGCGCTTCATCGAGAAGGGCCTCACCGCGTACCAGGCGCTCGCCGAGCCCGTCCATGGACGATTCTCCGTCGGAGACGCGCCCACGGTGGCGGACGTGTGCCTCGTGCCCCAGCTTTATGCAGCGCGGCGCTTCGGCGTGGACCTCTCCCCGTTCCCCTTGCTCGTGCGCATCGAGGAGCAAGCCGCGTCGCTACCGGCCTTCCAGGCCGCTCATCCGGATCGGCAGATCGACGCCGGAGCTTGA
- a CDS encoding fumarylacetoacetate hydrolase family protein has product MKLASLRGPGRDGTLVVVRRDGAVFTPAPAEFPTMQAALDRWDESEPRLRDLASRLERGEIPGEPLDPQKLAPPLPRAYEWVDGSAYINHIILVRKARGAEPPETLRTDPLVYQGGSSVLLGPREDIVLHDARWGLDFEAEICVILGDVPLGTKKEDAHRHVRLLCLANDVTLRNLVPGELAKGFGFFQSKPATAFSPFAVTPDELGASFRDGRVHLKLVSTYNGALIGDPEAGPEMHFSFFDLVEHITKTRAFGAGTILGSGTVSNVDRARGISCLAERRMIETIDEGAPKTPFMKPGDTIAIEMRGEDGLDIFGRIEQKVVSP; this is encoded by the coding sequence ATGAAGCTCGCGAGCCTACGAGGACCGGGAAGGGACGGCACGCTCGTCGTCGTGAGGCGCGACGGCGCCGTGTTCACCCCTGCACCGGCGGAGTTCCCCACGATGCAGGCCGCGCTCGATCGCTGGGACGAGAGCGAGCCGCGCCTGCGGGACCTCGCCTCGCGCCTCGAGCGCGGCGAGATCCCGGGCGAGCCGCTCGATCCGCAGAAGCTCGCGCCGCCCCTGCCGCGCGCTTACGAGTGGGTCGACGGCTCGGCGTACATCAATCACATCATCCTCGTCCGCAAGGCCCGCGGCGCCGAGCCACCCGAGACGCTGCGCACCGATCCGCTCGTCTACCAGGGCGGCTCCTCCGTGCTGCTCGGCCCGCGCGAGGACATCGTCCTGCACGACGCGCGCTGGGGCCTCGATTTCGAGGCCGAGATCTGCGTCATCCTCGGCGACGTGCCGCTCGGCACGAAAAAGGAAGACGCGCACCGTCACGTGCGCCTCCTTTGCCTCGCGAACGACGTCACCCTGCGGAACCTCGTGCCCGGCGAGCTCGCGAAGGGGTTCGGCTTCTTTCAATCGAAGCCCGCGACCGCGTTTTCGCCGTTCGCGGTCACGCCCGACGAGCTCGGCGCGTCGTTCCGGGACGGCCGCGTGCACCTGAAGCTCGTCTCGACGTACAACGGCGCGCTCATCGGGGATCCCGAGGCCGGGCCGGAGATGCACTTCTCATTCTTCGACCTCGTCGAGCACATCACGAAGACCCGCGCCTTCGGCGCCGGCACGATCCTCGGCAGCGGCACGGTCTCCAACGTGGACCGCGCGCGGGGCATAAGCTGCCTCGCCGAGCGCCGCATGATCGAGACGATCGACGAGGGCGCCCCGAAGACGCCATTCATGAAGCCCGGCGACACCATCGCCATCGAGATGCGCGGCGAGGACGGGCTCGATATTTTCGGACGCATCGAGCAGAAGGTGGTCTCTCCATGA
- a CDS encoding 4-hydroxyphenylpyruvate dioxygenase family protein: MTKAESVGIKRLEALHYYVRDLERSRKFYTEKLDFEEIAQSSPELEEAARQRSVVFRAGDCIVMCSQPLGEGGRAWRYLRKHPDGVGTLIFEVEDIERAFRVLDARGGTPIDEITRVKEDGGEFASFSITTPFGDTTFRFIERKGYRKLFPGAVHYDAPRGGKNTLGFTHFDHITSNFQTMAPALLWMEHVLGFERFWEIQFHTEDVKKGADHGSGLRSAVMWDPHSGVKFANNEPYRPYFKSSQINIFNEEHRGDGVQHAALAAADILSCVRSMRERGIQFMPTPGSYYDALPQRLQTLGVQRIDEDINVLRDLEILVDGEGEGKYLLQIFLKESAGTHGDPEAGPFFYEIIQRKGDRGFGGGNFRALFESIERQQKTEGKIG; this comes from the coding sequence ATGACGAAAGCGGAGTCCGTCGGAATCAAGCGTCTCGAGGCGCTGCACTACTACGTCCGCGACCTCGAGCGGAGCCGGAAGTTCTACACGGAGAAGCTCGATTTCGAGGAGATCGCGCAGTCGAGCCCCGAGCTCGAGGAGGCCGCGCGGCAGCGCTCGGTCGTCTTCCGCGCCGGGGACTGCATCGTCATGTGCTCGCAGCCGCTCGGCGAGGGCGGGCGAGCGTGGCGGTACCTGCGCAAGCACCCGGACGGCGTCGGCACGTTGATCTTCGAGGTCGAGGACATCGAGCGCGCCTTCCGCGTGCTCGACGCGCGCGGCGGCACCCCGATCGACGAGATCACCCGCGTGAAGGAGGACGGCGGTGAGTTCGCCTCGTTCTCGATCACGACGCCCTTCGGCGACACGACGTTCCGCTTCATCGAGCGCAAGGGGTACCGCAAGCTCTTCCCGGGCGCGGTGCATTACGACGCGCCGCGCGGCGGCAAGAACACGCTCGGCTTCACGCATTTTGATCACATCACGTCGAACTTCCAGACGATGGCGCCCGCGCTGCTCTGGATGGAGCACGTGCTCGGGTTCGAGCGGTTCTGGGAGATCCAGTTCCACACCGAGGACGTGAAGAAGGGCGCGGATCACGGCTCCGGGCTGCGCTCGGCCGTCATGTGGGACCCGCACTCGGGCGTGAAGTTCGCGAACAACGAGCCGTACCGGCCGTATTTCAAGAGCTCGCAGATCAACATCTTCAACGAGGAGCACCGCGGCGACGGCGTGCAGCACGCGGCGCTCGCGGCGGCGGACATCCTCTCCTGCGTGAGGAGCATGCGCGAGCGCGGCATCCAATTCATGCCGACGCCCGGCTCGTATTACGACGCGCTGCCGCAGCGCCTGCAAACACTCGGCGTCCAGCGCATCGACGAGGACATCAACGTGCTGCGTGATCTCGAGATCCTGGTCGACGGCGAGGGCGAGGGCAAATACCTGCTCCAGATCTTCCTCAAGGAGTCCGCCGGGACGCACGGGGATCCGGAGGCCGGGCCGTTCTTCTACGAGATCATCCAGCGCAAGGGGGATCGCGGCTTCGGCGGCGGCAACTTCCGCGCGCTCTTCGAGAGCATCGAGCGGCAGCAAAAGACGGAGGGCAAGATCGGATGA